One window of the Shewanella litorisediminis genome contains the following:
- a CDS encoding prolyl oligopeptidase family serine peptidase codes for MGLGIGHRAGAICLMTLALLGCEPRQESVLPQESDSEPMAARYGTWISPLTAEDVYASSDELIELRAVGELMYFSEFDGKSGNTGIKRLEADGTVTQVVPTDFNVGSRVHEYGGGDFLGIGQSLFATGKSDQLFYRFAPNQAPLALTPNGTRHGDCISYPKGSRIICVREDHRQQGSPAASLVTINLNFAGEGDTFVAGHDFISSPSINGDNTQLAWLTWEHPAMPWDNTRLWLGELDRKGRLHSSQVVAGEGGDVAITQPSFGPDGRLYFIADYDDWWNLYRLGDDGKPKLLYRKNADFAGPAWRLGERTYAFESENSLIASYVHNGEAGLIRLDLHTGHGEDIAVDFGEIKQLTGGKDGVYFIGSKVTTEKGIYRVSGRGVELVYAPRLMALDPRFISRAQSISFATADGMRAWGYFYWPRNPAFKGLSDTRPPLLVKLHGGPTAKANLAYRGDIQYWTSRGFAVLDLNFRGSSGFGRAYRQSLYGNWGKADVEDAVNAARFLVKKGWVNGSEMAISGASAGGLTALSALAYDDTFKAAVSRAGISDIEQLAGETHKFEKTYLDQLIGPIATHRAVYRERSPIHQLERLEEPLLLLQGLQDTVVLPNQTLTIYEALAKSQIPVALLTFDEENHNHWKDANLVKALEYELGFYGQVFGFSVADKVPSLDLNRQAPVEVSQPAQLKPD; via the coding sequence CAGGCAGGAGTCTGTGCTGCCCCAAGAGAGCGACAGCGAACCCATGGCCGCCCGTTATGGCACCTGGATTTCTCCCCTCACCGCCGAAGATGTTTATGCCAGCTCCGATGAACTGATTGAGCTCAGGGCTGTGGGCGAGCTGATGTACTTCTCTGAGTTTGACGGCAAGAGTGGCAACACAGGGATTAAGCGCCTCGAAGCCGATGGCACTGTGACCCAGGTGGTGCCCACCGATTTCAACGTGGGCAGCCGGGTGCACGAATACGGCGGCGGCGACTTTCTTGGTATTGGTCAAAGCCTGTTTGCCACCGGGAAAAGCGATCAGCTGTTTTACCGTTTTGCTCCCAATCAAGCCCCGCTGGCTCTCACGCCCAATGGCACCCGCCATGGCGATTGCATTTCCTACCCCAAGGGCTCGCGCATCATCTGCGTGCGGGAAGATCACCGCCAGCAGGGCAGTCCTGCGGCAAGTTTGGTCACCATTAACCTGAATTTCGCCGGTGAAGGCGATACCTTCGTCGCCGGACATGATTTTATCAGCTCGCCCAGCATTAACGGGGACAATACGCAGCTTGCCTGGCTCACCTGGGAGCATCCGGCCATGCCCTGGGACAATACCCGCCTGTGGCTGGGAGAGCTTGACCGAAAGGGGCGGCTTCATTCGTCCCAGGTCGTTGCCGGTGAGGGGGGCGATGTTGCCATCACCCAGCCCAGCTTTGGCCCCGATGGCAGACTGTACTTTATCGCCGATTATGATGACTGGTGGAACTTGTATCGCCTCGGCGATGATGGCAAACCGAAACTGCTTTATCGCAAAAATGCCGATTTTGCCGGCCCCGCCTGGCGCCTTGGCGAGCGCACCTATGCCTTTGAAAGTGAGAACAGCCTCATCGCCAGCTACGTGCATAACGGTGAAGCCGGGCTTATTCGCCTCGATTTACACACCGGCCACGGTGAAGATATCGCCGTGGACTTTGGCGAAATCAAGCAGCTGACCGGTGGCAAGGATGGCGTCTATTTTATTGGCAGCAAGGTGACCACCGAAAAAGGCATATACCGGGTCAGCGGCCGGGGAGTGGAGCTGGTCTATGCCCCCAGACTTATGGCGCTGGACCCGCGCTTTATTTCCAGAGCCCAAAGCATCAGTTTTGCCACGGCCGACGGTATGCGGGCCTGGGGCTATTTTTACTGGCCACGCAATCCCGCATTTAAAGGGCTGTCAGACACCCGTCCACCGCTCTTGGTCAAGCTCCACGGTGGCCCCACTGCCAAGGCCAATCTGGCTTATCGCGGCGATATCCAATACTGGACCAGCCGCGGCTTTGCGGTGCTGGATCTGAATTTTCGTGGCAGCAGTGGCTTTGGCCGCGCCTACCGGCAATCTCTGTATGGTAACTGGGGCAAGGCCGACGTAGAGGATGCGGTAAATGCCGCCCGCTTTTTGGTGAAAAAAGGCTGGGTGAATGGCAGTGAAATGGCAATCAGTGGTGCCAGTGCCGGTGGTTTAACGGCGCTTTCAGCGCTGGCCTATGACGATACTTTTAAAGCCGCAGTCAGTCGCGCTGGGATAAGCGATATAGAGCAGCTGGCCGGCGAGACCCATAAGTTTGAAAAGACCTATCTTGATCAGTTGATTGGCCCTATTGCGACCCACAGGGCTGTGTATCGGGAACGTTCACCCATCCATCAGCTGGAGCGTCTTGAGGAGCCCTTGCTGTTGTTGCAGGGATTACAGGACACAGTGGTGTTACCCAATCAAACCCTGACCATTTACGAGGCATTGGCGAAAAGTCAGATTCCGGTGGCATTGCTTACCTTTGACGAGGAAAACCACAATCACTGGAAAGATGCCAACCTGGTCAAGGCGCTGGAGTATGAGCTTGGATTTTACGGCCAGGTATTTGGGTTTAGCGTCGCGGACAAGGTGCCCTCGTTGGACCTTAATCGGCAGGCACCGGTCGAAGTGTCGCAGCCAGCACAGCTTAAGCCCGACTGA
- a CDS encoding heavy metal translocating P-type ATPase — translation MSCASCVTKIEGALRSAGGQGRVDLSRKVVRVKGLSADKALAALSGVGYPGELLTSQQKSAVDDGHQFRTRLWQAAVGLGLGIPMMLWGLLGGDMMVNEATRFGWGLMGAVTGLAMFFTGSHFYVGLWRSLKAKSATMDTLIALGTGTAWLYSMALVLVPEVFPPGSRHVYFEASVMILGLINLGHALEARARGKTSEALDKLLGLKIDEALRLEDGTERWVSVADIVVDDLIRVRPGDRIALDSKVIEGESLVDESMLSGEPLPVAKAPGEQVYAGTVNGNGSLVIKVTAEADESRLSQIIALVEEAQTSKLPIGRLTDAISAVFVPVVVAIALLAALIWYWIGPEPALSHAMVVLTTVLIIACPCALGLATPMSIMVGVGRAAAMGILVKNGEALERASKVTTVVLDKTGTLTLGKPEVRKTLWLAGDEVITRQAIASLERQSSHPLSDALAALSDAPSLAVSEFQNLPGEGLMGKVTTQDGTHEWHIGNPRLIARLGEGTAAELDVESELSALARDALTPVLVAKNGELVALLGVGDPLRADAKAAMARLKAQGKRLVLLSGDNQHTAEAVCRAVGIEEVIAGVMPDEKHQHVAHLKASGEVVAMVGDGINDAPALAEADVGIAMGTGTDVAIESASLTLLSPRLEALADAFALSKATLGNIRQNLFGAFIYNVLGIPVAAGVLYPAFGILLSPVLAGAAMAASSLTVVTNANRLKSKTLKDE, via the coding sequence ATGAGCTGTGCAAGCTGTGTCACCAAGATAGAAGGAGCGCTGCGCTCGGCTGGCGGGCAAGGGCGGGTCGATTTGTCCCGTAAAGTGGTGCGGGTGAAGGGGTTATCCGCCGATAAAGCCCTGGCGGCGCTGAGTGGTGTGGGTTATCCCGGGGAGCTCTTGACCTCACAGCAAAAGTCCGCCGTGGATGATGGCCATCAATTCCGAACCCGCCTGTGGCAGGCTGCGGTGGGGTTGGGGCTTGGTATTCCCATGATGCTGTGGGGGCTGCTGGGTGGCGATATGATGGTAAACGAAGCCACCCGATTTGGTTGGGGGCTGATGGGCGCAGTCACCGGGCTGGCTATGTTCTTCACCGGTAGCCACTTCTATGTGGGGCTGTGGCGTTCGTTAAAGGCCAAAAGCGCCACCATGGACACACTGATTGCGCTCGGCACGGGTACAGCCTGGCTGTATTCCATGGCGCTGGTGCTGGTGCCTGAGGTCTTTCCCCCGGGCAGTCGTCATGTGTATTTTGAAGCGAGCGTAATGATCCTGGGGCTGATAAACCTTGGTCATGCGCTGGAGGCGCGTGCAAGAGGTAAAACCAGCGAAGCCCTGGATAAATTGCTCGGGCTTAAAATCGATGAGGCCTTGCGCCTTGAAGATGGTACTGAGCGCTGGGTCAGTGTGGCGGATATTGTGGTTGACGATCTTATTCGCGTGCGGCCGGGGGATCGCATTGCCCTTGACAGTAAGGTCATCGAAGGCGAGTCCCTGGTTGACGAGTCCATGCTCTCCGGTGAGCCATTGCCGGTGGCCAAAGCGCCGGGTGAGCAAGTCTACGCCGGCACGGTTAATGGCAACGGCAGCCTGGTCATTAAGGTCACCGCCGAGGCAGATGAGAGTCGCCTGTCACAAATCATCGCGCTGGTGGAAGAGGCGCAAACCTCAAAACTGCCAATAGGCCGCCTGACCGATGCCATTTCGGCGGTATTTGTCCCCGTGGTGGTGGCCATCGCCCTGCTCGCCGCCCTGATTTGGTATTGGATTGGGCCTGAGCCGGCACTGTCACACGCCATGGTGGTGCTCACCACTGTACTGATTATTGCCTGCCCCTGTGCCCTTGGGCTTGCCACCCCCATGTCCATTATGGTTGGGGTAGGGCGCGCGGCCGCCATGGGGATCCTGGTGAAAAACGGTGAGGCTCTGGAGCGTGCCAGCAAGGTCACCACTGTGGTGCTGGATAAAACCGGCACCCTGACCCTTGGCAAACCCGAAGTCAGGAAGACCTTGTGGCTCGCAGGAGACGAAGTCATCACCAGACAGGCCATTGCGAGCCTCGAGCGCCAAAGCAGTCACCCGCTCTCAGATGCGCTTGCGGCTTTGTCGGATGCACCATCCCTCGCTGTGTCTGAGTTTCAGAATCTGCCCGGCGAAGGCCTTATGGGGAAGGTAACAACACAGGACGGCACCCACGAATGGCATATAGGGAATCCAAGGTTAATCGCGCGTCTTGGTGAAGGCACTGCGGCTGAGCTGGATGTCGAATCTGAGCTGAGCGCCCTTGCCCGGGATGCGCTGACCCCGGTGCTGGTGGCCAAGAACGGCGAGCTGGTGGCCTTGCTTGGGGTTGGTGACCCTTTGCGAGCCGATGCCAAAGCCGCGATGGCGCGACTTAAAGCCCAGGGCAAACGACTGGTGCTGTTATCAGGGGATAACCAGCATACCGCTGAAGCCGTTTGCCGTGCGGTTGGCATTGAGGAGGTCATTGCCGGTGTGATGCCCGATGAAAAGCATCAGCACGTTGCCCACCTTAAAGCGTCCGGTGAGGTGGTCGCCATGGTGGGGGATGGCATTAATGATGCTCCGGCGCTGGCCGAGGCCGATGTGGGGATTGCCATGGGCACAGGCACGGACGTCGCCATTGAGAGCGCGTCCCTGACCTTGCTGTCACCCAGACTCGAGGCCCTTGCAGATGCTTTTGCCCTGTCGAAGGCCACCCTTGGCAATATCCGCCAAAACCTCTTTGGCGCCTTTATCTACAACGTGCTGGGTATTCCGGTGGCGGCGGGTGTGCTCTATCCGGCCTTTGGCATTTTGCTAAGCCCTGTGCTGGCCGGAGCGGCGATGGCAGCTTCGTCGCTCACTGTGGTGACCAACGCCAACCGGCTTAAAAGCAAGACACTGAAAGATGAATGA
- a CDS encoding Vat family streptogramin A O-acetyltransferase, with protein MTTPSDTPPNTDSKPGHGPSPGNPYPMEGFPQVCFIKNTISNPNILVGDYSYYDDPEDSANFERNVLYHFPFIGDKLIIGKFCAIARGVKFIMNGANHPMAGVSTYPFFIFGNGWEKAAPEPGDLPFKGDTEIGNDVWIGYDALIMPGVKVGNGAIIASRSVVTRDVPAYAIVGGNPATVVKMRFDDKDIALLEAIAWWDWPVEKITAHLPDIKSGNLGALKRQIT; from the coding sequence ATGACGACACCTTCCGATACTCCCCCCAACACAGACTCAAAACCCGGTCACGGCCCCAGCCCCGGTAACCCGTACCCCATGGAAGGCTTTCCACAGGTGTGCTTTATCAAAAACACCATCAGCAACCCCAATATTTTGGTGGGTGACTACAGCTATTACGACGACCCCGAGGACAGCGCCAACTTCGAGCGCAATGTGCTGTATCACTTCCCCTTTATTGGCGACAAACTCATTATCGGAAAGTTTTGCGCCATCGCCCGCGGGGTGAAATTCATTATGAACGGCGCCAACCATCCCATGGCCGGTGTAAGTACCTATCCGTTTTTTATCTTTGGTAACGGCTGGGAGAAGGCGGCGCCGGAGCCTGGCGACTTACCCTTTAAAGGCGATACCGAAATCGGCAACGATGTGTGGATAGGTTATGACGCCCTCATCATGCCCGGGGTAAAAGTGGGCAACGGCGCCATTATCGCCAGCCGCTCCGTGGTTACCCGAGACGTACCCGCCTATGCCATTGTGGGCGGCAACCCGGCCACCGTAGTGAAAATGCGCTTTGATGACAAAGATATCGCGCTGCTCGAAGCCATCGCCTGGTGGGACTGGCCGGTGGAGAAAATCACCGCCCATCTGCCGGATATCAAAAGCGGTAACCTTGGAGCCCTGAAGCGCCAGATAACCTGA